The following coding sequences are from one Parabacteroides pacaensis window:
- a CDS encoding Coenzyme F420 hydrogenase/dehydrogenase, beta subunit C-terminal domain codes for MLFMKNRKIVLAPISDCTGCGACEDICPTRSIKLQIENSLHSYPFIDIDTCIACEKCINICPSITENKGGGTKHEQAFFAAWHKDSREKQGATSGAIGTALALKSLQEGYYVCGAMFNPRWELHHQISKDPEVIEKFKGSKYLQSNVLGIYNKIKQIIYQGNKVLFFGTPCQTEAIRKFIPENKSDSLLTCEIICHGVNSPLVWSDYINWLENKHSSRLKSYNFRSKKAGWGQLRVEYAFANNHTNDVPAYKNLFHYWFGLHLILRESCFNCRYRQEQRGSDFTIGDFWGIAKLIPELNTREGISVLVCSTPKGEEFISKLDTIEKIAVEAKVAVPVLKGFIKNKDTFYSAEIERMKQFENDYLKFSFNRMVKLYRNPGVLDHIFAALRSRSHI; via the coding sequence ATGCTATTTATGAAAAATAGAAAGATCGTTTTGGCTCCTATTTCTGATTGTACTGGTTGCGGCGCGTGCGAAGATATCTGCCCTACAAGGAGTATAAAGTTGCAGATCGAAAATAGCTTGCACTCCTATCCATTTATAGATATTGATACTTGTATAGCATGTGAAAAGTGTATAAATATATGTCCTTCCATTACTGAAAATAAGGGAGGAGGAACTAAGCACGAACAAGCTTTTTTTGCAGCTTGGCATAAAGATAGCAGGGAAAAACAAGGGGCTACCTCCGGAGCTATAGGGACTGCTTTAGCCTTAAAATCCCTTCAGGAAGGGTATTATGTTTGTGGGGCAATGTTCAATCCTCGTTGGGAATTACATCATCAGATATCGAAAGATCCGGAAGTAATAGAAAAATTTAAAGGCTCTAAATACCTTCAAAGTAATGTTTTGGGAATTTATAACAAAATCAAACAAATCATATATCAGGGTAATAAAGTGTTGTTTTTTGGTACTCCTTGCCAAACTGAAGCTATTAGGAAATTTATTCCGGAAAACAAAAGTGATTCTCTGTTAACCTGTGAGATAATATGTCATGGAGTGAATTCTCCGTTAGTATGGTCTGATTATATAAATTGGCTGGAGAATAAACATAGTTCACGTCTTAAATCATATAATTTCAGAAGTAAAAAAGCTGGTTGGGGCCAGTTAAGAGTAGAATATGCCTTTGCTAATAACCACACTAATGATGTTCCGGCCTATAAAAATCTTTTTCATTATTGGTTCGGTTTACATTTGATATTACGGGAGTCCTGCTTTAATTGCAGATATAGGCAAGAACAACGCGGGTCGGATTTTACAATCGGTGATTTTTGGGGGATTGCAAAACTTATCCCTGAACTAAATACAAGAGAAGGCATAAGTGTTTTGGTGTGCAGTACTCCTAAGGGAGAAGAGTTTATTTCCAAACTTGATACAATAGAAAAGATTGCAGTAGAAGCAAAAGTGGCCGTTCCGGTTTTAAAAGGTTTCATAAAAAATAAGGATACCTTTTATTCTGCAGAAATAGAACGGATGAAACAATTTGAAAACGACTATTTAAAATTTTCGTTTAACCGAATGGTAAAATTATATCGAAATCCTGGTGTGTTAGACCATATTTTTGCCGCTTTACGTTCTAGATCTCATATATAA
- a CDS encoding Coenzyme F420 hydrogenase/dehydrogenase, beta subunit C-terminal domain, which produces MKQISEICPKEKCTGCQACVNICNKDAIKIDRDELGFSYPFIDPAVCVNCGLCGSVCPNNSDLPFNLPLKAIIANASDEAEQKTSTSGGLASVFARHIISCHGVVYGCSGADGKNVKHIRVESEAELLFLKGSKYVQSEIGETYRLAKHDLQAKRLVLFIGTPCQVAGLKSFLGQECENLYTIDFVCHGVPSQQLLNDHISQYVTPRDSYSISFRKKNVRGHSHYGVFVSPSSQTETIAGRYPDDYYITGFLQGLFYRESCYDCHYARKERVTDITLGDYWDRENNCKTLKNRKYGLSMLMVNTAKGQFLFKNCQHFIDYQPGELNDFIKRNAQLARPIAKHIHYDNFKKEYLTKGFKDAAQKYLANDIKMIKRSLLISRISTIIYKLPFMKVFYKKLLANIGILKSK; this is translated from the coding sequence ATGAAACAGATAAGTGAGATTTGCCCTAAAGAAAAATGTACAGGGTGCCAGGCATGTGTAAATATTTGCAATAAGGATGCGATTAAAATAGACCGGGATGAACTAGGTTTCAGTTACCCATTTATAGACCCGGCTGTATGTGTCAATTGTGGATTGTGTGGATCTGTTTGTCCGAATAATTCTGATTTACCGTTTAACCTTCCGCTAAAAGCTATTATTGCCAATGCTTCTGATGAAGCGGAACAAAAAACTTCTACCTCGGGTGGCCTTGCTTCTGTATTTGCTAGACACATTATTTCCTGTCATGGGGTAGTATACGGTTGCTCCGGAGCAGATGGAAAAAATGTAAAGCATATTCGGGTAGAGAGTGAAGCGGAGTTGCTTTTCTTAAAAGGAAGCAAATATGTACAAAGCGAAATAGGTGAAACTTATCGTTTGGCGAAACACGATCTACAGGCAAAACGTTTAGTTTTGTTTATTGGCACGCCCTGTCAAGTTGCCGGTTTAAAATCTTTTTTAGGACAGGAATGTGAGAATCTTTATACGATTGATTTTGTTTGTCATGGGGTGCCTTCTCAACAATTACTAAATGACCATATAAGTCAGTATGTTACCCCAAGGGATTCATATTCCATTAGTTTTAGAAAAAAGAATGTTCGTGGCCATAGTCATTATGGTGTATTTGTATCTCCCTCATCCCAAACAGAAACCATAGCCGGACGCTACCCCGACGACTATTATATTACGGGCTTTCTACAAGGATTATTTTATCGGGAGAGTTGCTATGATTGTCATTATGCCAGAAAGGAACGGGTGACAGATATAACTTTAGGAGATTATTGGGATAGGGAGAATAATTGTAAAACATTGAAAAACCGAAAATACGGACTATCAATGCTCATGGTAAATACTGCTAAGGGACAATTTCTTTTCAAAAATTGCCAGCATTTTATAGATTATCAGCCCGGAGAACTGAATGATTTCATTAAAAGAAATGCCCAGTTAGCCAGACCGATTGCAAAACATATCCATTATGATAATTTCAAAAAAGAATATCTGACAAAAGGGTTTAAGGATGCAGCACAAAAATATCTGGCAAATGATATTAAAATGATAAAGCGGTCGCTTTTAATAAGCCGAATTTCTACCATTATCTATAAATTGCCTTTTATGAAAGTATTCTACAAAAAGTTATTAGCAAACATAGGAATATTGAAAAGTAAATAA
- a CDS encoding asparagine synthetase B family protein yields the protein MGAFIYNNYAGSISEEIFTTRGHRFVKKINKGMHTVAYSNKILVNNQNYYSFSNGNYIIGLGTYLYKYKFGYEALQDIFIDFQEDSYSFPEKIYGHYAFIIAKISQKKVYILNDRAGTFRLYYTLSEGKVCVSSSMLAVIESLTIPKFDQIKLAAFLCTGLGRELSFVNGVEILNPNQVIVITDDIAKLVDKPEAKLPPVISALSESVDYVLSLIKEQVEQFQCMNEHINPFSVELTGGLDSRLLSCILRSGHLEYDFVHYPLFGPDKEIAELVSDKLGKKLITIYDPKIPDGKIDESWGEFDFMFNYYRHYPNQRWCIPHEIQFSGLQGECLSTVDFQSIQHKEIILSQLLPQLITHPLMNDKLFGEYLDNMLIYYQKYLNLTSNKGLSDYEQSLFIQHLFVQRTGDGSFVSAQNAHQYFYSVYNEYNFIHAISAISLDVRRGRKLSIALIKQLDQELASMPFVSRRRTKGLSIKDIESIPEIYKSFNGLKEKLPDRMINLAYKILDRKKHTDKITKSIDYDFYADLLSVKSLKRFPNLYSDVINRLASVEVVRKKLNII from the coding sequence ATGGGCGCTTTCATCTACAATAATTATGCAGGAAGTATTTCGGAAGAAATATTTACAACAAGGGGACATCGATTTGTGAAAAAAATAAACAAGGGGATGCATACTGTTGCATATAGCAATAAAATTTTAGTGAATAATCAAAATTATTATTCTTTTAGTAATGGAAATTATATTATTGGACTAGGAACTTACCTATATAAGTATAAATTTGGATATGAAGCTTTACAAGATATTTTTATTGATTTTCAAGAGGATTCCTATTCTTTTCCAGAAAAGATATATGGTCATTATGCCTTTATTATTGCGAAGATCAGTCAGAAGAAAGTGTATATATTGAATGACAGAGCTGGCACATTCCGTTTGTATTATACATTGAGTGAAGGTAAAGTATGTGTTTCTTCCTCTATGCTGGCTGTCATTGAAAGTCTTACTATACCCAAATTTGATCAGATCAAGTTAGCTGCATTTCTATGTACCGGATTAGGGCGTGAACTCTCCTTTGTTAATGGAGTAGAAATTTTAAATCCCAATCAGGTAATAGTCATTACGGATGATATAGCAAAATTAGTAGATAAACCGGAAGCAAAACTCCCTCCAGTTATTTCTGCGCTTTCAGAATCGGTTGATTATGTCTTGTCTTTAATCAAAGAACAAGTTGAACAATTTCAATGTATGAATGAACATATCAACCCCTTTTCTGTTGAATTGACCGGGGGACTTGATTCACGTTTGCTATCTTGTATATTACGGAGCGGACATTTGGAGTATGACTTTGTACATTACCCTCTTTTTGGTCCAGATAAAGAAATTGCAGAGTTGGTATCCGATAAACTGGGTAAAAAACTAATTACTATTTATGACCCTAAAATACCGGATGGAAAAATAGATGAATCTTGGGGTGAATTTGATTTTATGTTTAATTATTACCGTCACTATCCCAATCAGCGCTGGTGCATTCCACACGAAATTCAGTTTTCCGGTCTTCAGGGTGAATGCCTCTCAACGGTCGACTTTCAGTCTATACAGCATAAAGAGATTATACTTTCCCAACTACTTCCTCAGTTAATAACTCATCCATTAATGAATGATAAATTGTTCGGAGAGTATCTTGACAATATGCTGATCTATTATCAAAAGTATTTGAATTTGACCTCTAATAAAGGTTTATCTGATTACGAACAATCACTGTTTATTCAGCATCTCTTTGTTCAGCGAACAGGAGATGGATCTTTTGTCTCTGCTCAAAATGCACATCAGTATTTTTATTCAGTTTACAATGAATATAATTTTATTCATGCGATCTCTGCTATTTCTTTGGATGTACGTAGGGGACGCAAGTTATCGATTGCTTTGATTAAACAATTAGACCAAGAGTTGGCCTCTATGCCTTTTGTGTCCCGTCGGAGAACCAAGGGATTATCCATCAAGGATATAGAAAGTATACCCGAAATTTATAAATCTTTTAATGGATTAAAGGAAAAATTGCCCGATCGGATGATAAATCTGGCTTATAAAATATTGGACCGCAAAAAACATACGGATAAAATAACAAAGTCTATAGACTATGATTTCTACGCCGATCTCCTTTCTGTAAAATCCCTTAAGCGCTTTCCGAATTTATATTCTGATGTGATTAATAGGTTAGCTTCGGTAGAGGTAGTACGTAAGAAATTAAATATTATATAA
- a CDS encoding polysaccharide pyruvyl transferase family protein, which produces MKKIGIITYFHFYNYGTVLQAFALESLISKMGSTVCELINYEFQEIKEESKIQIVKTRLKRLLYYLFNLKRIITTYTYRKEMNRRIPFFEQFIKSYFRLSSNKYLYYTDLLKNPLHYDIYFTGSDQTWSPKIGFNPALFLNFADKQSIKAAYAPSVGVTSFTETEEIYLKEQLSKYDYLSCRETIGANLLSGITGKNVQVVLDPTLMITKEEWRKLTVKPKIKNPYILCYFLGHRQYYRNFVNKLAIQTGYDTYFIPVSYVDCKKTNSLLFDVGPAEFIGLIDQAAIVCTDSFHGLCFSINLNKEFYAFVKHEGAVDGGDNSRIYDLLNRMDLLLRLKSDFRETDIRMDPIDYIHVSKLLEKERKISKDFLHKVLNETDK; this is translated from the coding sequence ATGAAGAAAATAGGTATTATTACTTATTTCCATTTTTACAATTATGGTACTGTGTTGCAGGCTTTTGCACTTGAATCTTTGATTAGTAAAATGGGATCCACCGTGTGTGAATTAATTAATTATGAATTTCAGGAAATAAAAGAAGAATCAAAAATTCAAATTGTAAAGACGAGGTTAAAACGTCTGCTGTATTATTTATTTAATCTGAAGAGGATTATTACGACTTATACCTATCGGAAAGAAATGAATAGAAGAATTCCTTTCTTTGAACAATTTATAAAATCATATTTCCGTTTATCTTCCAATAAATATCTGTATTATACGGATTTATTAAAAAATCCGCTTCATTATGATATTTATTTTACCGGTTCAGATCAGACGTGGAGTCCTAAAATTGGTTTTAATCCTGCTCTTTTTTTGAATTTTGCAGACAAACAATCTATAAAAGCAGCTTATGCTCCCAGTGTAGGCGTTACTTCTTTTACAGAAACAGAAGAAATTTATTTAAAAGAACAATTATCAAAATACGACTATTTGTCCTGTAGGGAAACAATAGGGGCGAACCTATTGTCTGGGATTACCGGTAAGAACGTCCAAGTAGTACTGGACCCGACTTTAATGATCACGAAAGAAGAATGGAGGAAATTAACTGTAAAGCCAAAGATCAAAAATCCTTATATTTTATGCTATTTTTTAGGTCATCGGCAATATTACCGGAATTTTGTAAACAAGTTGGCAATACAGACGGGGTATGACACTTATTTTATACCTGTCAGTTACGTCGATTGTAAAAAAACAAATAGTCTGCTTTTTGATGTGGGACCGGCAGAATTTATCGGTTTGATTGATCAGGCAGCCATAGTATGTACTGATTCCTTTCATGGGTTGTGTTTCTCTATCAATTTAAATAAAGAGTTTTATGCATTTGTAAAACATGAAGGTGCGGTAGACGGAGGCGATAATTCCAGAATTTATGATTTACTGAATCGAATGGATTTGCTGCTACGGCTGAAGTCTGATTTTAGGGAAACCGATATAAGAATGGATCCCATTGATTATATCCATGTAAGTAAATTGCTGGAAAAAGAAAGAAAAATATCCAAAGATTTTTTACACAAAGTATTGAATGAAACAGATAAGTGA
- the murJ gene encoding murein biosynthesis integral membrane protein MurJ has product MGHNYLKISFWVTAIMVVGYVLSFMKEAVIANYYGISASVDAYTIAIQVPVTLFAFVSVAIQSVVVPLYSDLLYKIGHYEANKFINNLLTIVLLLSLSIIIIGELSAGIFISVFAPGFDLYTHELAKSLLQVTWPSIVFTVVSQIYVAVLNVHKQYIGPAFAVYFLNISVILCTIFLHQQWGIFSACVGQVTGAFLNALFLFVLIRKYYHYKFEIRFKDIMLQNALKMSLPVLWSISVAEINVMVNRSVASFLFIGSIASLGYASKINSLLMTFFVSAISTIVYPLYAEASAKGDIEQLNLRINKTLSVYSLLLVPTFCFLFCYKKEIVSIAFARGAFDAEAVKQTAALLGYYSIGLLFIAFRETLTKIFYSLKDTKTSAQNATLGVLINIILNLSLPFLMGVNGLALATSISAIFIASRLLFLLIKRNNGITLSGFITNIKPIILSSVFLFIVIGVLRTLMFGYSSYVILITGAGTSLGIYLLLNSLFKVPIFMQLKANFKKSFV; this is encoded by the coding sequence ATGGGTCATAACTATCTGAAAATAAGCTTTTGGGTAACAGCGATTATGGTTGTCGGCTATGTACTTTCTTTTATGAAGGAAGCAGTAATAGCCAACTATTACGGTATCAGTGCTAGTGTGGATGCTTATACCATTGCAATACAGGTTCCTGTTACTTTGTTTGCTTTTGTATCTGTTGCCATACAGTCTGTCGTTGTTCCTTTATATTCGGATCTACTCTATAAAATAGGGCATTATGAAGCAAATAAATTTATCAATAATTTGCTTACAATCGTATTACTCCTTTCATTATCAATAATTATTATTGGTGAATTATCTGCTGGTATTTTTATTTCTGTGTTTGCACCCGGATTTGATCTTTATACTCATGAACTTGCAAAAAGTTTATTGCAGGTAACTTGGCCTTCTATTGTTTTCACTGTGGTATCACAGATTTATGTCGCCGTTTTGAACGTTCATAAACAATATATTGGGCCTGCATTTGCAGTATATTTTCTGAATATCTCAGTAATCTTATGTACGATATTTCTTCATCAGCAATGGGGAATATTTTCTGCCTGTGTCGGGCAAGTCACCGGAGCATTTCTGAATGCTTTGTTTCTGTTTGTGTTAATCAGAAAATATTACCATTACAAATTTGAGATCCGGTTTAAAGATATCATGCTTCAGAATGCTTTAAAAATGTCTTTGCCTGTTTTATGGAGCATTAGTGTTGCAGAAATAAATGTAATGGTAAACAGAAGTGTTGCTTCTTTTTTATTTATCGGTTCCATAGCTTCCTTAGGATATGCATCAAAGATCAATTCATTACTGATGACGTTTTTTGTTTCAGCTATATCGACCATTGTATATCCCTTATATGCTGAAGCTTCGGCAAAGGGCGATATAGAACAGCTTAACCTTCGAATCAATAAGACTCTTTCCGTTTATTCTTTGCTTTTAGTGCCGACTTTTTGTTTTCTATTTTGTTATAAAAAAGAGATCGTCAGTATTGCTTTTGCTCGGGGGGCTTTTGATGCTGAGGCCGTGAAACAGACGGCAGCCCTTTTAGGATATTATTCGATTGGACTTCTTTTTATAGCCTTTAGAGAAACCTTGACGAAAATATTTTATTCATTAAAAGATACCAAAACTTCGGCTCAAAATGCTACATTAGGAGTACTTATAAATATTATTCTCAATCTGTCATTGCCATTTCTTATGGGAGTCAATGGTTTAGCGCTTGCTACATCTATATCGGCTATATTCATAGCTTCCAGATTGTTATTTTTATTAATAAAGCGGAATAATGGAATTACATTATCAGGCTTTATCACTAATATTAAACCAATAATTTTATCGTCCGTTTTTTTATTTATTGTTATTGGTGTTTTAAGAACGTTGATGTTCGGTTATTCATCATACGTAATCTTAATAACGGGTGCTGGCACCAGCTTAGGCATATATCTGCTTTTAAATAGTTTGTTTAAAGTTCCAATATTTATGCAATTAAAAGCGAACTTCAAAAAATCGTTTGTTTAA
- a CDS encoding nucleotidyltransferase family protein, whose translation MEAIQKYTVQENVCILEALVALNKLSSDSLTLFVLNAEGKMVGTLTDGDIRRKLIEEISLKASVSEVMNRSFSYLTINEKDAVWKIREYKHKGITLLPVLDEEKKIVRIYNLKKHYSVLPVDAVLMAGGKGERLRPLTEKTPKPLLPVGDKAIIDYNIERLIAYGIEHISVTVNYLKERIEEHFSQPFDFVKIDCVREPRFLGTMGSIKFVKKIYNDTVLVMNSDLFTNLDYEDFYLHFKKNEADMSVAAVPYPITVPYGIFDLNGRNILGIKEKPTYNYYANAGIYLIKKELLSFIPAEEFYNATDFIELLIKNKRKVVRFPITGYWLDIGKYEEYYKAQELVKHIH comes from the coding sequence ATGGAAGCGATACAAAAATATACGGTGCAAGAAAATGTATGTATTCTGGAGGCACTTGTTGCTCTCAATAAGCTGTCTTCGGATTCTCTGACTTTATTTGTATTAAATGCGGAAGGGAAAATGGTTGGGACGTTGACAGACGGGGATATTCGGAGAAAATTAATAGAGGAAATTTCCTTAAAGGCTTCTGTAAGTGAAGTGATGAACAGGAGTTTCTCATATCTCACGATCAATGAAAAAGATGCTGTTTGGAAAATCAGAGAATACAAGCATAAGGGAATTACATTACTACCGGTGTTGGACGAAGAGAAAAAAATTGTTCGAATTTATAATCTGAAAAAGCATTATTCTGTTTTACCAGTAGATGCTGTATTGATGGCGGGAGGAAAAGGAGAACGTCTTCGTCCGTTAACGGAAAAAACGCCTAAGCCCTTGCTTCCCGTAGGGGATAAAGCAATCATCGACTATAATATCGAAAGATTGATTGCTTATGGAATTGAGCACATATCTGTAACTGTAAATTATTTGAAGGAACGAATAGAGGAACATTTTAGCCAGCCTTTCGATTTTGTAAAAATAGATTGTGTCCGTGAGCCGAGGTTTTTAGGTACTATGGGATCTATTAAATTCGTAAAAAAAATCTATAATGACACTGTATTAGTTATGAATTCAGATTTGTTTACTAATCTGGATTATGAGGATTTTTATCTTCACTTTAAGAAAAATGAGGCAGATATGTCTGTTGCTGCTGTTCCTTATCCTATCACAGTTCCTTATGGTATATTCGATTTAAACGGGCGTAATATATTAGGAATTAAAGAAAAACCAACTTATAATTATTATGCTAATGCAGGTATCTATCTTATCAAAAAAGAACTATTATCTTTCATTCCAGCTGAAGAGTTTTACAATGCCACGGATTTTATAGAGTTACTGATTAAAAATAAAAGGAAAGTGGTACGTTTTCCGATAACTGGATATTGGTTGGATATAGGAAAGTATGAAGAATATTATAAAGCACAGGAATTAGTTAAACATATTCATTAA
- a CDS encoding polysaccharide pyruvyl transferase family protein, which produces MKILTLTTQYANNYGALLQCYALSRVLNRKSDIECQVLQYFPEGYNKSWTLWPPVNDFRSLFKNIYSLIRIDLVLVRLRKQKLIRKFISEYIPLTPIKYKRKEILAHPPKADCYICGSDQIWNFQFRIDFTFFLDFTYENEKCKRMAYAPSIAVPWSDEQSIMVKPYLERFHYLSIRENSNLEQVKSLVPYKDVQVVVDPVFLLDQSEWNKIAKPSPIGEPYIFCYFLSVSELAVETVKKLRELTGYKVVHLNLNALDKFNSDYEIRIADPADFIGLIRNASLICTNSFHCSAFSVIYKKNFCFIPKNMGNERVESLLQIFQLNNIFLSEKRLNNLSIDDLIIDYSKGEASGKAFIEASKNYLFNAIYEK; this is translated from the coding sequence ATGAAGATATTAACATTGACAACGCAATATGCTAATAATTATGGAGCTTTACTCCAATGTTATGCATTAAGCCGTGTATTGAATAGAAAGTCTGACATTGAGTGTCAAGTGCTCCAATATTTTCCGGAAGGATATAATAAAAGCTGGACCTTATGGCCTCCGGTAAATGATTTTCGTAGTCTGTTCAAAAACATCTATTCTTTAATACGTATAGATTTGGTACTTGTTCGCTTGCGTAAACAGAAGTTGATACGAAAATTTATTTCTGAGTATATTCCGTTAACCCCTATAAAATATAAAAGAAAGGAGATTTTGGCACATCCTCCGAAGGCTGATTGCTATATTTGTGGAAGCGACCAAATATGGAATTTTCAATTTCGTATTGATTTTACGTTCTTTTTGGATTTCACGTATGAAAACGAGAAATGTAAACGAATGGCTTACGCTCCGAGTATCGCAGTTCCTTGGTCCGATGAGCAAAGTATAATGGTTAAGCCCTATTTAGAGCGATTTCATTATTTATCCATTAGGGAAAATAGCAATTTAGAACAAGTCAAATCTCTAGTTCCTTATAAAGATGTACAAGTTGTGGTGGATCCGGTTTTTCTTCTGGATCAATCGGAATGGAACAAAATTGCCAAACCTTCTCCAATCGGGGAACCTTATATTTTCTGTTACTTTTTAAGTGTTTCGGAATTAGCTGTTGAAACTGTAAAGAAATTAAGGGAATTAACCGGATATAAAGTTGTGCACTTAAATTTAAACGCATTAGATAAATTCAATAGCGATTATGAAATTCGTATTGCCGATCCGGCAGATTTTATAGGCTTGATTAGAAACGCCTCCTTGATATGCACGAACTCATTCCATTGTTCTGCTTTTTCAGTTATATATAAAAAAAACTTCTGCTTTATTCCTAAAAATATGGGAAATGAAAGAGTCGAAAGTTTACTGCAAATATTTCAATTGAACAATATATTTCTATCTGAAAAGCGTCTGAACAATTTATCTATTGATGATTTAATAATTGATTATAGTAAAGGAGAAGCTTCGGGTAAAGCGTTTATCGAGGCGTCCAAAAATTATTTATTCAATGCTATTTATGAAAAATAG